The following are from one region of the bacterium genome:
- a CDS encoding NIL domain-containing protein, producing the protein MRLSLRFPKKLVAKPIIYQLGHDFKVVTNIRRANIDEEIGWMILELEGEMEEIEQAMDDLDKQGVKVDPIEGDVVEG; encoded by the coding sequence ATGCGGCTTTCCTTGAGATTTCCAAAGAAGTTGGTCGCCAAACCCATCATCTATCAGTTAGGTCACGATTTCAAGGTGGTCACCAATATCCGCCGGGCTAATATTGATGAGGAAATCGGCTGGATGATATTGGAGCTTGAGGGTGAGATGGAAGAGATCGAACAGGCGATGGATGATTTAGACAAACAAGGCGTTAAGGTTGACCCGATTGAGGGGGATGTGGTGGAAGGATAA
- the moeB gene encoding molybdopterin-synthase adenylyltransferase MoeB, translated as MNSKQETRNPKLTFTEEQIKRYARHIILPEVGGKGQKKLLGASALLIGAGGLGCPAGYYLAAAGVGKLGFVDFDVVDTSNLQRQILHNTSRIGQPKVESARETITALNPDVEVATYQERLSSDNVIDILKDYDLVLDGCDNFPTRYLVNDAAVMSSKINVSAAVFRFEGQVTVFDPPDGPCYRCLYPEPPPPGMVPSCQEAGVLGVLPGMLGLIQALEAIKLILGIGRPLKGRLLVVDALGTNFREVKLHKDPACPLCGKNPTITKLIDYEEFCQMRF; from the coding sequence ATGAACTCGAAACAAGAAACTCGAAACCCGAAACTCACCTTTACGGAAGAGCAGATAAAAAGATATGCCCGGCATATCATCCTGCCAGAGGTGGGAGGAAAAGGGCAGAAGAAGCTTTTAGGGGCATCAGCGCTTTTAATTGGGGCCGGTGGGTTAGGCTGTCCGGCCGGCTATTATCTGGCGGCGGCCGGAGTAGGCAAGCTGGGCTTCGTTGATTTCGATGTAGTTGATACCAGTAATCTGCAGCGCCAGATACTTCACAATACCAGCCGGATTGGTCAGCCAAAGGTGGAATCGGCCAGAGAGACGATTACTGCCTTAAACCCGGATGTAGAGGTGGCTACCTATCAAGAGCGGCTTTCTTCTGACAATGTCATTGACATCCTTAAGGATTACGACTTAGTCCTGGACGGCTGTGATAATTTCCCGACCAGGTACCTGGTTAATGATGCCGCGGTAATGAGCAGCAAGATCAATGTCTCCGCCGCTGTGTTCCGGTTTGAGGGGCAGGTGACGGTATTTGACCCACCGGATGGGCCGTGTTATCGCTGCTTATATCCGGAGCCACCGCCGCCAGGTATGGTGCCCAGTTGCCAGGAGGCCGGGGTATTGGGGGTCCTGCCGGGAATGCTGGGGTTGATCCAGGCATTAGAGGCCATAAAACTTATCTTAGGGATCGGGAGGCCGCTAAAAGGTAGGTTACTGGTGGTCGATGCCCTGGGGACAAACTTCCGGGAGGTGAAACTGCACAAAGACCCAGCTTGCCCCCTATGTGGCAAGAATCCAACCATTACCAAGCTAATCGACTATGAAGAATTTTGCCAGATGAGGTTTTGA
- a CDS encoding ubiquitin-like small modifier protein 1 has translation MAIKVLVPSPLQKLTGGRAEVELSGSGNVSEIIDGLESEFPGVKERVCDENGKVRRFINLYVNGEDIRFLQGQQTKVENGAEVSIVPAIAGG, from the coding sequence ATGGCGATTAAGGTGTTGGTTCCAAGTCCCTTGCAGAAATTAACGGGTGGCAGGGCAGAGGTAGAACTGAGTGGTTCAGGGAATGTCTCGGAGATAATTGATGGATTGGAATCTGAATTTCCAGGGGTTAAAGAGAGGGTTTGTGATGAGAACGGCAAGGTGCGCCGCTTCATTAACCTCTATGTTAATGGCGAGGACATCCGATTTCTGCAGGGACAACAGACAAAGGTGGAAAATGGGGCTGAGGTCTCGATTGTGCCGGCTATTGCCGGAGGCTAA
- the thrC gene encoding threonine synthase, whose product MDRIKGLRCRECGRKYPKDPLHVCEFCFGPLEVEYDYEVIKGLFSREKIVSRATNLWRYRELLPVDGEPRDGLSSGFTPLIRATNLAKELGVKELYLKDDSVNHPTLSFKDRVVAVALSKAREFGFDTVACASTGNLANSVAAQTAVAGFKCYIFIPADLEAGKVVASLIYSPHLIGVRGNYDQVNRLCSEIAAKYGWAFVNINIRPYYAEGSKTMAYEIAEQLGWRLPKHIIVPAAGGSLITKIDKGFKELKKIGLIEDDKADSRVYVAQAEGCCPIVTAVKEDTDFIKPVVPKTIAKSLAIGNPADGYYAYKTVKDSGGFGESATDEEMVEAIKWLAKTEGIFTETAGGVTLACARKLIKQGRIPSDESIVICITGNGLKTQEVVSDKIGGPVIIEPNLKSFEKEVKPDGD is encoded by the coding sequence ATGGACAGGATAAAAGGACTGAGGTGTCGAGAATGTGGCCGGAAATATCCTAAAGATCCGCTTCATGTATGTGAATTCTGCTTTGGGCCTCTGGAGGTGGAATATGATTATGAAGTAATCAAAGGGCTTTTCAGCCGGGAAAAGATAGTTTCCCGGGCCACTAACCTCTGGAGATACAGGGAGCTATTGCCGGTTGATGGAGAACCGAGGGATGGGCTTTCCTCCGGGTTTACCCCTTTGATTCGGGCGACTAACTTAGCTAAGGAATTGGGTGTGAAAGAGTTGTACCTGAAGGATGATTCAGTCAATCACCCTACCCTGTCATTTAAAGACCGGGTGGTAGCGGTGGCCTTGAGTAAAGCCAGGGAGTTCGGCTTTGACACCGTGGCCTGTGCCTCAACGGGCAATCTGGCTAATTCAGTGGCGGCGCAAACAGCCGTGGCCGGTTTCAAATGCTATATCTTTATTCCGGCTGATTTAGAGGCCGGTAAGGTGGTGGCCTCGCTCATCTATTCTCCCCATCTGATAGGTGTTAGGGGCAACTACGACCAGGTTAACCGGCTCTGTTCTGAAATTGCCGCCAAATATGGCTGGGCCTTTGTTAATATTAATATCCGGCCTTATTATGCCGAAGGATCAAAGACTATGGCCTATGAGATAGCCGAACAGCTTGGTTGGCGGTTGCCAAAACATATAATTGTCCCAGCGGCGGGAGGATCATTGATTACCAAGATAGATAAGGGCTTTAAGGAGCTTAAAAAGATAGGCCTGATCGAAGATGATAAGGCAGACTCCCGTGTTTATGTGGCCCAGGCAGAAGGGTGCTGTCCCATTGTGACCGCGGTAAAAGAGGATACCGACTTCATCAAACCGGTAGTGCCCAAGACTATTGCCAAGTCCCTGGCCATTGGCAATCCGGCTGACGGCTACTATGCCTATAAGACCGTTAAAGACTCAGGCGGTTTTGGGGAGTCAGCTACTGATGAGGAGATGGTCGAGGCCATAAAGTGGCTGGCTAAAACCGAGGGGATATTTACCGAGACGGCTGGAGGGGTGACTCTGGCCTGCGCCAGAAAATTGATCAAGCAGGGCAGAATCCCATCCGATGAATCGATCGTTATCTGTATCACCGGTAATGGACTAAAAACCCAGGAAGTAGTGAGTGATAAGATTGGAGGCCCGGTTATTATTGAGCCTAATCTAAAATCATTTGAAAAAGAGGTGAAGCCAGATGGCGATTAA
- a CDS encoding sulfurtransferase TusA family protein has protein sequence MDADATLDAIGVYCPVPIILTTEKMNELKIGQTLEVLADDPDILEDLPNWCKRSGTRFLKLEREDGFYKLYVRKGNEEDK, from the coding sequence ATGGATGCGGACGCAACCCTGGATGCCATTGGGGTGTACTGCCCCGTGCCAATAATACTGACCACGGAAAAGATGAACGAGCTTAAAATCGGACAGACCCTGGAGGTGTTAGCCGATGATCCTGATATATTGGAAGATCTGCCTAATTGGTGTAAAAGAAGCGGCACCAGGTTCCTGAAGCTCGAAAGGGAGGATGGGTTCTACAAACTTTATGTGCGAAAAGGGAACGAGGAAGATAAATGA
- the nifU gene encoding Fe-S cluster assembly scaffold protein NifU, with product MKLERGIGMFDYSQKVMEHFANPRNVGEIKNPDGVGTVGNPVCGDVMSFYIKVDNGRLSDVKFKTFGCGAAIAVSSIVSEMAKGKTLQEAMTITNKMVAAELGGLPPNKLHCSNLGADALHKAIEDYQQKSAECHCPYCDGRISDEAPFCQACGKDLVDRGS from the coding sequence ATGAAGTTAGAAAGGGGGATAGGGATGTTTGATTATAGTCAGAAGGTGATGGAGCATTTTGCTAATCCCCGCAATGTGGGTGAGATTAAAAATCCTGACGGTGTAGGGACGGTAGGCAATCCTGTGTGCGGGGATGTGATGAGTTTTTATATAAAGGTAGATAATGGGCGACTTAGTGATGTCAAGTTCAAGACCTTTGGCTGTGGGGCGGCTATTGCGGTATCGAGTATAGTTAGCGAGATGGCTAAAGGAAAAACACTTCAGGAGGCGATGACTATTACCAATAAGATGGTAGCCGCCGAACTTGGGGGATTGCCGCCGAATAAATTGCATTGCTCTAATTTGGGGGCGGATGCTCTCCATAAGGCCATTGAGGATTATCAACAAAAGTCGGCTGAATGTCATTGTCCGTATTGTGATGGTCGTATTTCAGATGAGGCCCCTTTTTGTCAGGCTTGTGGTAAGGACCTCGTCGATCGGGGATCGTGA
- a CDS encoding cysteine desulfurase family protein, with protein sequence MRSNPKSEIQNPPLNMEVYLDHVSTTPLHPEVLEAILPYLRHNFGNPSNLHHVGAAARKGISAARDQVAAFIGSKPDEIIFTSNGTEANNLALKGIAFARQDKGKHLIVSSIEHFSVLHTARTLEKWGFKVTYLPVDGYGLVNPQDVKEAITDQTILVSVQLANQEVGTLQPIAEIAEIIRAQSAIYFHTDAVAAAGAVELDVEKLGVDLLSLSGQQFYGPKGTGALFVRQGVRIIPLFDGGIQERGRRAGTENVAGIVGLGKAAEIAKQETGNWAEHTLRLRERLFAGLKQRIDHLYLNGHPEIRLPGNLNLSVKFVEGESLLILLDMEGIAASSGSACTSQALKSSHVLKAMGVDAVQAQGSLLFSLGRENTEAEIDYVLKKLPPIVERLRGMSPLYSSELR encoded by the coding sequence GTGAGATCTAATCCGAAATCCGAAATCCAAAATCCGCCATTGAACATGGAAGTCTATCTTGACCACGTATCTACTACTCCCCTGCATCCTGAAGTCTTAGAGGCTATACTGCCGTATCTGCGCCATAACTTTGGCAACCCTTCCAACCTTCATCATGTTGGGGCCGCCGCCAGAAAGGGGATAAGTGCGGCCAGGGATCAGGTGGCGGCGTTCATCGGTTCAAAGCCGGATGAGATAATCTTTACCTCGAATGGCACTGAAGCTAACAACCTGGCCTTAAAAGGGATTGCCTTTGCCAGACAAGATAAAGGCAAACACCTTATCGTCTCATCCATTGAACATTTCTCAGTGCTTCATACTGCCCGGACATTGGAAAAATGGGGATTTAAGGTGACATATTTGCCCGTAGACGGCTATGGTCTGGTCAATCCTCAGGATGTAAAAGAAGCCATAACTGATCAGACTATTCTGGTTTCTGTCCAACTGGCCAATCAGGAGGTCGGCACCCTTCAACCTATCGCTGAAATAGCCGAGATTATCAGAGCCCAATCCGCCATCTATTTTCACACCGATGCCGTGGCGGCAGCAGGTGCGGTTGAACTGGATGTGGAAAAGCTCGGCGTTGACCTGTTGAGTCTGTCCGGACAACAGTTTTACGGCCCCAAAGGAACCGGCGCACTATTCGTGCGCCAAGGCGTTAGAATCATACCACTCTTTGATGGAGGAATTCAGGAAAGAGGCAGAAGAGCCGGGACAGAGAATGTAGCCGGCATTGTCGGCTTGGGCAAGGCGGCAGAGATCGCTAAACAGGAAACAGGTAATTGGGCGGAGCATACCCTTAGACTAAGAGAACGGTTATTTGCTGGCCTGAAGCAGCGGATTGACCACCTGTATCTAAACGGTCATCCAGAAATAAGGCTGCCGGGTAATCTAAATCTAAGTGTCAAGTTTGTGGAAGGCGAGAGCCTGCTAATCTTGCTGGATATGGAAGGAATTGCCGCCTCATCCGGCTCGGCCTGCACTTCCCAGGCCTTAAAGTCATCCCATGTGCTTAAGGCCATGGGGGTTGATGCCGTGCAGGCCCAGGGGTCGCTTCTTTTTAGCCTGGGCCGGGAGAATACCGAAGCGGAGATCGATTATGTCCTGAAAAAACTGCCGCCTATTGTCGAGCGGCTGCGAGGGATGTCGCCGCTGTATAGTTCAGAACTTCGCTAA
- a CDS encoding 4Fe-4S binding protein, which yields MALNLEELKAGGIISQKQKNLFSVRVKILGGNVSPAQLRKIADLAEAYGENYVHITTRQGFEISHVKFEDVERVREELKEVDLILGACGSRVRVIVACQGTDICPLALGDTQSLLKMLDERFYGRYGVPHKFKMGISGCPNACSKHNENDLGLMAVVEPMLKDKEACIGCGLCAEVCPEKAIELVDGKPVFDYTKCLHDGKCIKVCPVDAIKVNRSGWEVFVGGKWGRRPQLGVIFDSFVATQEIPDLVEKILAAYVRLANKRERLGELINRLGLENFCKEVFSREI from the coding sequence ATGGCCTTAAATCTGGAAGAACTTAAAGCCGGTGGAATTATTAGCCAGAAACAGAAGAATCTGTTCAGTGTGCGGGTGAAGATTCTCGGCGGCAATGTTAGCCCGGCACAATTACGTAAGATAGCTGATTTAGCTGAAGCTTATGGGGAGAATTATGTTCACATCACTACCCGCCAGGGATTTGAAATCTCCCATGTCAAATTCGAGGATGTGGAAAGGGTCCGGGAGGAACTAAAAGAGGTCGACTTAATCCTGGGCGCTTGCGGCTCAAGGGTGCGGGTAATTGTGGCCTGTCAGGGGACGGATATCTGTCCCCTGGCCTTGGGTGATACCCAGAGCCTGCTCAAGATGCTTGACGAACGATTCTACGGACGCTACGGCGTGCCGCATAAGTTTAAGATGGGAATCTCCGGTTGCCCTAATGCTTGCTCCAAACACAATGAGAATGATCTGGGCTTGATGGCCGTGGTGGAACCTATGCTTAAGGACAAAGAGGCCTGCATAGGCTGCGGGTTATGCGCTGAGGTCTGCCCGGAAAAAGCCATTGAATTGGTGGATGGGAAGCCGGTCTTTGACTATACCAAATGTCTTCACGATGGCAAGTGCATCAAGGTTTGCCCGGTTGATGCGATCAAGGTCAATCGAAGCGGTTGGGAAGTCTTTGTCGGTGGCAAGTGGGGCAGGAGACCTCAACTGGGCGTGATTTTTGACAGCTTTGTGGCTACTCAGGAAATTCCAGACCTAGTAGAGAAAATCCTGGCCGCCTATGTCAGGCTGGCCAATAAACGCGAAAGACTGGGTGAGTTAATCAATCGCCTGGGATTAGAGAACTTCTGTAAGGAGGTTTTTAGCCGTGAGATCTAA
- a CDS encoding selenium metabolism-associated LysR family transcriptional regulator, with the protein MELRELRTFCAVVETGSFSKAAKVVHLTQPTVTLQVQSLEGSLGACLFNRSRRDRVLTEEGKAFYGYARKIISLCDEAVQAISDVDSLAKGTLRVGASTIVGEYILPSQLASFKGIYPCVEISLKIGDTTEIMEDVIKGALEVGIVGAKPTRQELDFEEFIKEELVLIVAPNHRWASKDKIGLDELKGEPLLLRTEGSGTRMAIEKRLEEGGLEKGDLNVIMSLGNTEAIKRGVMAGIGVSIVPKIAIENELELNLIKEVKVEGIDLAMDFYVVYNPDRFRSRIPEVFLEHLSDCLKEEHRTQNPAPR; encoded by the coding sequence ATGGAATTAAGGGAATTGAGAACCTTCTGCGCCGTAGTAGAAACGGGCAGTTTTTCAAAGGCAGCCAAAGTAGTTCACCTAACCCAGCCTACCGTTACTTTACAGGTGCAGTCTTTGGAGGGCAGCCTGGGCGCCTGCTTGTTTAACCGCTCCAGGAGGGATAGAGTATTAACTGAAGAAGGCAAGGCCTTCTATGGGTATGCCCGGAAGATTATTAGCCTGTGTGACGAAGCGGTTCAAGCCATAAGCGATGTGGACAGCCTGGCCAAAGGAACTCTACGAGTAGGCGCCAGCACCATTGTGGGTGAATATATCCTCCCTTCGCAGTTGGCTTCATTTAAAGGGATATATCCTTGTGTAGAGATTTCCTTAAAGATTGGAGATACCACTGAGATAATGGAAGATGTAATCAAAGGGGCCTTGGAGGTAGGAATAGTTGGGGCAAAACCAACACGCCAGGAGCTTGATTTTGAAGAGTTTATCAAGGAGGAGCTGGTTCTGATAGTTGCGCCGAACCATCGCTGGGCTTCTAAAGACAAGATAGGTCTTGACGAGTTAAAAGGAGAGCCTCTCTTGTTAAGAACTGAGGGCTCTGGAACAAGGATGGCCATTGAAAAAAGACTCGAAGAAGGGGGTTTGGAAAAAGGCGACTTGAACGTCATTATGTCCTTAGGTAACACTGAGGCCATAAAAAGAGGGGTAATGGCCGGGATAGGGGTTTCTATTGTTCCTAAGATAGCGATTGAAAATGAGCTTGAGCTTAATCTGATCAAAGAGGTCAAAGTGGAAGGAATAGACTTAGCTATGGATTTCTACGTTGTTTATAACCCGGATAGATTCAGATCCAGGATACCCGAGGTATTTTTAGAGCATTTGTCAGACTGCTTAAAGGAGGAACACAGAACCCAGAACCCAGCGCCCAGATAA
- a CDS encoding sulfurtransferase TusA family protein, translating to MIQTYVETETISLAEYLDLRGEVCPFTFVKTRLALERIEPGEIMIVVLDSGQPLENVPRSVKDEGHQIIKVDRIKEAFRLWIRKAL from the coding sequence ATGATCCAAACTTATGTTGAAACTGAAACTATATCCTTAGCCGAATATTTAGACCTTCGAGGGGAGGTCTGCCCTTTTACCTTTGTCAAGACAAGGCTGGCCCTGGAAAGAATCGAACCGGGTGAAATAATGATAGTGGTGCTTGATAGCGGCCAACCCCTGGAAAATGTCCCTCGCTCGGTCAAGGATGAAGGGCATCAGATTATTAAAGTAGATAGAATAAAAGAGGCATTTAGGCTCTGGATCAGGAAGGCCCTATGA
- a CDS encoding phosphoadenylyl-sulfate reductase has protein sequence MSLLENKDDLKKLVFGLNFKEKVDRSLALIREAYERYGDGLVVADSLGKDSVAVWDMAKKVDPKIRGFIITTRFKPKETVQFMHEEVARYPELLKVYKNDTEIPDRLYETDPDRCCHLLKVEPTRWAVEEMNVTCWVTGLRCTEGWTRTDFKEVEERDKDLIKLNPILIWKEREVWQYLALNGVKVNPLYAKGYRSLGCEPCTRITNEEDERAGRWAGTSKCGGECGIHTKPLKITESCVCPEYGRA, from the coding sequence ATGAGCTTATTAGAAAACAAAGATGATTTAAAGAAATTGGTGTTTGGGCTGAATTTTAAAGAGAAAGTGGATAGGTCCCTGGCGCTTATAAGAGAGGCATACGAAAGATATGGTGACGGTTTAGTCGTAGCTGACAGCCTGGGTAAGGATTCTGTGGCCGTATGGGACATGGCCAAAAAAGTAGACCCTAAAATCCGGGGTTTCATAATTACCACAAGGTTCAAGCCGAAAGAGACGGTTCAATTTATGCATGAAGAGGTCGCCCGGTATCCAGAGCTTCTTAAGGTCTACAAAAATGATACCGAGATTCCGGATAGGCTTTATGAGACCGACCCTGATAGATGCTGCCATCTTTTAAAGGTCGAGCCTACCCGTTGGGCAGTGGAGGAGATGAATGTAACGTGCTGGGTTACGGGTTTACGCTGCACGGAAGGATGGACACGCACAGATTTTAAAGAGGTTGAGGAGCGGGATAAAGATTTGATTAAGTTAAATCCAATTCTCATCTGGAAAGAAAGAGAGGTCTGGCAGTATCTTGCCCTTAACGGGGTGAAGGTGAATCCCCTTTATGCCAAGGGCTACAGGTCTTTAGGCTGCGAGCCTTGCACGAGGATCACTAATGAGGAAGATGAACGCGCCGGCCGCTGGGCGGGCACAAGCAAATGCGGCGGTGAATGCGGGATTCACACAAAACCTTTGAAGATAACTGAGTCCTGTGTTTGCCCTGAGTATGGTAGGGCGTAG
- a CDS encoding DUF4258 domain-containing protein: MNIEDIIDAIRHNQIRITDHADEEAQADHLSFDEIFVSVFQGEIIEDYPDDKPYPSCLIYGETFGKEPVHSVWAYNEENEWGVLITVYRPDLRRWIDWRTRRPRDATL, translated from the coding sequence TTGAATATTGAAGACATTATTGACGCGATACGTCACAATCAGATACGGATCACCGACCATGCTGATGAGGAAGCCCAAGCGGACCATCTCTCCTTTGATGAGATCTTCGTCAGCGTTTTTCAAGGTGAGATTATTGAAGACTACCCTGATGACAAGCCGTACCCCAGTTGCCTGATTTATGGTGAAACCTTTGGCAAAGAGCCGGTGCATAGTGTTTGGGCCTACAATGAGGAGAACGAGTGGGGGGTACTGATAACAGTCTATCGTCCTGACCTGCGACGTTGGATTGACTGGCGTACAAGGAGGCCAAGAGATGCTACCCTTTAG
- a CDS encoding YgiT-type zinc finger protein, whose amino-acid sequence MLPFSKCPVCGGEVVEKEVEKLLRGGAHTAVVTVRAEVCLHCGEQLYSKETISHFEQIRAKLARQEVAEFQPLGQSFQVVV is encoded by the coding sequence ATGCTACCCTTTAGTAAATGTCCGGTATGTGGTGGTGAAGTGGTTGAAAAAGAGGTTGAGAAGTTGCTGCGTGGTGGGGCGCATACCGCCGTGGTCACGGTACGGGCAGAGGTGTGCTTGCATTGTGGCGAACAACTGTACTCCAAAGAAACCATCAGCCACTTTGAGCAAATTCGAGCCAAGCTAGCGCGTCAAGAAGTGGCAGAGTTTCAACCTTTGGGGCAATCATTCCAAGTTGTGGTTTAA
- a CDS encoding DUF4160 domain-containing protein, producing MPVIARFYGIVIKMYFSQSEHGVPHFHAIYGEYNGVFDIQTLEMIEGDLPVRAHRLVREWGEQYQQELLRMWNNNEFVRLPGLE from the coding sequence ATGCCAGTCATAGCACGGTTCTACGGTATCGTTATCAAAATGTACTTCAGCCAGAGTGAACATGGTGTGCCGCACTTCCACGCGATCTACGGCGAGTACAACGGCGTCTTCGATATCCAAACACTGGAAATGATCGAGGGGGACTTGCCTGTACGGGCGCATAGACTGGTCAGAGAGTGGGGCGAGCAATACCAGCAAGAACTACTGCGGATGTGGAACAACAATGAGTTTGTGCGATTGCCTGGTCTGGAGTAG
- a CDS encoding DUF2442 domain-containing protein yields MNAPRVKSVKPLQERRLLATFINGIQKVYDCNEIMHLDRFRLLQNEAFFKTVTVDSGGYGVSWNDETDLSEYELWNNGLEIGPADKLVSSRGTPKGQVAGKGSGILVHPTSPG; encoded by the coding sequence ATGAATGCTCCGAGAGTGAAATCGGTAAAACCTTTGCAGGAAAGGCGATTACTTGCCACATTTATCAACGGGATTCAAAAAGTCTACGACTGCAACGAGATTATGCACCTGGATCGTTTTCGGTTATTGCAGAACGAAGCCTTTTTCAAGACGGTCACGGTTGATTCTGGGGGATATGGGGTATCTTGGAATGATGAAACGGATTTAAGCGAATACGAGTTGTGGAACAACGGACTTGAGATTGGCCCGGCAGACAAGTTGGTTAGCAGCAGGGGTACTCCAAAAGGTCAGGTCGCAGGCAAAGGAAGTGGTATTCTCGTTCACCCAACAAGCCCCGGCTAA
- a CDS encoding antitoxin family protein produces MTRTVEVIYEDNVLKPLIPIEGLWEHERVIVILCPRPAKEGLRELVGTLTHEEAEAMQKLIDEEFEKIEGERWRLG; encoded by the coding sequence ATGACCAGAACGGTTGAAGTTATATACGAAGACAATGTCTTAAAACCTCTCATACCCATAGAAGGGCTTTGGGAGCATGAAAGGGTGATAGTGATTCTTTGTCCTCGCCCTGCTAAGGAAGGTCTCCGTGAGTTGGTTGGAACGTTAACCCATGAAGAGGCAGAGGCAATGCAGAAACTTATTGACGAGGAGTTCGAGAAAATTGAAGGTGAAAGGTGGCGCCTGGGTTAA
- the tatA gene encoding twin-arginine translocase TatA/TatE family subunit gives MFGIGVTELIIILVIILIIFGPGKLPQIGKSLGKGIKEFKQATLSNSEEEKPEQKGVDKS, from the coding sequence ATGTTCGGAATCGGTGTTACAGAATTAATAATTATCCTGGTGATTATCCTGATTATCTTTGGTCCCGGCAAACTGCCCCAGATTGGCAAGTCATTAGGCAAAGGAATTAAGGAATTTAAACAAGCCACCCTCAGTAATAGTGAGGAAGAAAAGCCAGAGCAGAAAGGCGTTGACAAATCTTAA
- a CDS encoding ABC transporter ATP-binding protein — MLNIDGLKVKAGKFCLEVDKLQLEEGEYFSILGKTGSGKTTLLEAILGVRPIEKGHIRLGGEEISRLKPESRQMGYVPQDYVLFCHLNVFENIAFGLRQKRQFNPAEIRSRVEALAERLAISPLLERSVCGLSGGERQRVALARALATTPKLLLMDEPFSALDPATKHQLWLETKRIQAGFKITTLHITHDLEEAFIISDRIGFLDEGKIVQVGRREDIFYRPKSQSLASFLNITNIFEGRVAGVSPEGLRIKSNGFVITIPGKEGLVFGQKIKFCIRPEEVKVLEDNKPVRDSLADNVIRGKIIEAIPDSTSYTLYFKAGFTNGARPFDFEARLPNHRYHKLGLATQKEVEVALRKEAVIVLES, encoded by the coding sequence ATGCTGAATATTGATGGCTTGAAAGTAAAAGCGGGTAAGTTCTGTCTTGAGGTAGACAAACTTCAATTAGAGGAGGGAGAGTATTTCTCTATTCTGGGCAAAACTGGCTCAGGTAAGACTACCCTCTTAGAGGCCATCTTAGGTGTTCGTCCCATAGAAAAGGGGCATATCCGGCTGGGCGGAGAGGAAATTAGCCGGCTTAAACCTGAGTCACGACAGATGGGTTATGTGCCCCAGGATTATGTCCTCTTCTGCCATCTTAATGTCTTTGAGAATATCGCCTTTGGCCTGCGTCAGAAGAGACAATTTAATCCAGCCGAGATAAGAAGCCGGGTAGAGGCATTGGCGGAGAGGTTGGCTATCTCACCTCTGCTGGAACGTTCCGTCTGTGGTTTAAGCGGTGGTGAACGCCAACGCGTGGCTTTAGCCAGGGCCTTAGCTACTACGCCCAAATTACTCCTCATGGATGAACCTTTTTCAGCCCTGGACCCGGCTACCAAACATCAACTCTGGTTGGAAACTAAACGGATTCAGGCCGGATTTAAGATTACCACCCTTCATATCACTCACGACCTGGAAGAGGCCTTTATTATCTCAGACCGAATCGGCTTTTTAGATGAAGGAAAGATAGTTCAGGTAGGCCGGCGAGAGGATATCTTCTATCGGCCAAAATCTCAGAGTCTGGCCTCCTTCCTCAATATTACCAATATCTTTGAGGGGCGAGTGGCCGGTGTTTCTCCTGAAGGGCTAAGGATTAAGTCCAATGGGTTCGTTATTACTATCCCGGGCAAGGAAGGCCTTGTCTTTGGTCAGAAGATTAAATTCTGCATTCGGCCGGAAGAGGTGAAGGTCTTAGAGGATAATAAACCGGTGCGGGATTCATTAGCCGACAACGTTATCCGGGGTAAAATAATCGAGGCCATCCCTGACTCTACCAGTTATACCCTCTACTTCAAGGCCGGCTTTACCAACGGGGCCAGGCCTTTTGATTTTGAAGCCAGGCTGCCCAATCATCGCTACCATAAGCTGGGACTGGCCACCCAAAAGGAGGTGGAGGTGGCCCTGCGTAAGGAGGCGGTGATTGTCCTGGAGAGTTGA